The Streptomyces sp. 135 sequence GCGGGCAGCGCCTTGCGGTCACCGGCTTTCAGGGTGGGGACGGCCATGTCGCTGGTCTTCTCGCGGCGCAGCCCCTTCTCGTCCACCTCCACCTCACCGAGCACGGCGACGACGGGGACGAGGAGCCGGGCTCCGGCGAGGGCCTCCAGGACGGGGCCGTGGGCCGTGCGGTCCTGTGACCAGGCGGTGAGCGCCGCGGCCAGCCGGGGGTCGGCGGTGCCGTCGTCGTCGGAGAAGCCGGGGTCCGGAATGTTCTTGTTCGCCATGCTCGCCATGCTCACCGTCTTGGCCGTCTTGGCCGTGTTCGCCGTGTTCGCCGTGTTCGCCACGGTGTCGACCCTACAGAGGGCCCGTGCCGCGTCCTTCCGGCGGGACGCGCCTGCCCCGCCAGAGCGAGACCGCCGCGGCGAGCAGGGCCACGCCGAGGCCGCCCGCCACCGGGCCCGCCCAGCCGGCGGGCCCGTCGTCGCCCTGGCGCGCGTCGGGCCCCCGGCCGAAGTACTTCTCGCCGTACACCGCCGTCGCCGGCTTGCCCGTCCTGAGCCTGCCCGCGCGGTCCAGGGCGGCGACCGGGTCGATGAGGCCGAAGCCTCGGGAGTCGTCGCGTCCGCCCGGCGGGGCGTCGCGGGCGGTGTCCTCCAGGAGCTGCTTGATCTGCGCGGGGGTGAGGCGGGGGTGGGCGGCGCGGATCAGGGCGACGGCGCCGGAGACGAAGGCGGAGGCGGCGCTGGTGCCCCAGCCCTCGTAGTACTTGCGGTCGGGGTCGGCGATGACGATGTCGTCGCCGGGCGCGGCGACGGTGGCGTACCACCGGCGGGTGGAGAAGGGGGCGCGGGCGCCGTTCTCGTCGACGGCCGTCGCGGCGATGACGCCGGGGTAGGCGGCCGGGTAGGAGACGTGGTCGCCGCGCTCGCCGCCGTTGCCCGCGGAGGCGACGACGGCGACGCCCTTCTTCAGGGCGTACTGGACCGCGGCGTCCTCGGCGGGTTCGGGGTGGGCGGACTTCGAGTCGTCGCCGAGGGAGAGGTTGATGACGTCGGCTCCGTGGTCGGCGGCCCAGCGGATGCCTTCGGCGAGCGCGTTGCCGCGGGTGTTGCGGGCCTTCTTGCGGGCGGGGTCGCCGTCTTCGAGGATCACGCGGATCGGCAGGATCTTCGCCTCGGGCGCGATGCCGAGCACGCCGTCGCCGCGGCCGATGCCGTGTCCGTGGCCCGCGATGATGCCGGCCATGGCGGTGCCGTGGCGGGCCCAGGGGCGGTCGCCGCGGCGGGCGCCGAAGCCGACCATGTCCTTGCCCTCGAGGACGTTGCCGACGAGGTCCGGGTGCTGGGCGTCGATGCCGGTGTCGAGGACGGCGACGGTAATGCCCCTGCCCTTGGTGGTCTGCCAGGCCTCGCCGGTGCGCATGGTGTCCAGGGCCCACTGCTGGGCGCGGATGCCGTCGTCGGCATGTGCCGTGGTGGCGGGGGCGAGGGCCAGCGTGGCGGCGAGTGCGGCGGCGACGAGGGGGCGGCGGGTCCCGCGGGGCCTCATCAGGCCTCCTCCGCTCGGGCGATGGTCTTGCGCAGGCCCCGCTCGACGCGGTCGGCGATGCCCTTCGCCTCGTGACCGAGGCCGGACTGCGCGGGCGCCGAGGCGGTGTTGCTGCCCATCGCCTCGGGGGCGGGCTCGGGGTCCGTGACGGCGCGGCCGTCGGCGAACCCGGACACGGCGTACGCGACGACGGGCGCGTCCGGCAGCACGGACATGGTCCAGGAGGCGCGCTGGGCGTCCCCGAAGTCCTCGGCGACGGTGTCCTTGGCCGGGTACGTGCGGGGCATCAGGTCGGGGCGCCGGTCCAGGCCCTCTTCCGTGAAACGGTTCCGCAGGGCGCGCATGCCGTCGGCGTCCGCCTTGGTGAACAGCAGTCCCACGGTGGTGACGTGGCTGCGGGTCGCGTCGGTGTACGTGGCGCGGACCAGCCGCAGGCAGCCGGCCGGCGCGAGGGCCTTGCTCAGCAGCGGGTCGAAGGCGGCCTCGCAGGTGCTGTCCGGGGCGACGGCGACCCGGGTCCAGGAGCGGTCGGCGCCGCCGGGGCCCGCGCCCTCGCCCTTGAGGATGGGCGGGAGGAGCCGGTCGACGGGGACGCTGTGCCAGAGCTCGCCGGTGACCGCGTACGCGCTGCGGGTGGAGCCGGTGGCCGATGACTCGCCGGTCAGCCAACTGCCGGTCACCGCGCCGCCGATGAGGCCGAGCCCGAGGACGGCACAGGCCGCGGCGGCGGCCGCGCGGGGTCGGACCCAGGCGCCGACGGGGCGCAACCGGGTGGTGGTGTCGTCGTACAGGGCGGGCCGCGCGAAGGACACGAAGGGCCGCCCGGCGCCGGGCCCCGGCGTCAGGTCGACGGTGCCCTTGACCGGCGGCGCGTCGTCGGCGGTGGGGCGCGGCCGGGTGGTGGTCTGCTCGGGCGCCGTGTCCCGGACCGGGGGCGGCCGGGCCCCGGCGGACCCCTCCGGCGCGTCGTCCACGTCGAGGACACGCAGGGAGCCCGTGGCCGCGGGCGGGGCGTCGGGGAGCCGGGCAGAGGCGGGGGCGGGGCGGCGGGGCGTCGCTACCGGCGGAGGTCGGGGCGCGGGGAGCGGTGCGGGCCGCGCCGGTGACGGAGCCCGTGACCTCCCCGGTGGCCGCCTCCGCCGCGGCCGACTCGGTGGCCCGGCCGCTCGGCTTGGGGGGTGCCTCGGGGGCGGCCTGCCTGGCGGACGAGTTCGGGGTGGCGGCGTTGTCGTCCCGTAGGGCTGGGGGATCTTCGTGCGGGGCGGACGCGTCGCGGTCGGGCAGGTCTGGGGCGCCATCCCGCACGGCGGACACATCTTCCCGGCGCGAGGACGCCAGGCCTCGGCTGCGGGCGGCCTCGGTGAACGGGGCCAGGAGCTCTTCCACGCGGGACGCCCGGTCGAGGGCCTCGGTGTCGGTGCCGGGATGGGCCGCGTCGGCGTTCACGCCGGTGGCGGTCGCATCGGAGTCCATGCTGGTGCCAACCACGTCGGCGTCCCCGCGGGCGTTGACCGCGACGGCATCCACGCTCCTGCCACCCACAGCGACACCCTCGCAGGCGTTGACCGCGACGGCATCCACGCTCCTGCCACCCACAGCAACATCCCCGCAGACCTCGACCACCACGGCAGCCACACTCGTGCCACCCGCAGCGACACCCCCACGGGCCTCGACCGCCACGGCATCCACGCTCCTGCCACCCACGGCGACATCCACGCCCATCCCGATCGACCCTGCGGCCACATCCGCGTCCGGCCGCCCGGCCGGCGGGCGTGGGGCGGTCAGGAGCCAGTCGTCGTCGACCGGGGGGCGGACGTCGGGGAAGCGGGCGGACGGGGGCGGAGGGGGCTCGTCCGGTGGGGTCGTGGGGCGGGGTGGCACGGTGGGGCGCGGGGGAATCGGGGTGCGTCCCGCCTCCGTGCCCATGCTCCCCCGTCTCCTCGCGCTCCGGCTGCCGGAACGCTCGGCCCGGCGAGGCTCCGTGCGCGTCACTCTACGGGCAGACGCGGGGCGCGCGGGAACCCAGTCCACGGCCCCGGGCGATCTGCCCGGATCATCCCCCTACCCTCGGGTAATCGTGTCTGGCAGGCTTCGGCCATGACTGCCCGTGCCGCAGACCGTGCCGCAGACAGGGCCCGTTACGACCGGGCCACCGCACACCTCGACGCGCCCCTCGCGATCGTCGACCTGGCCGCCTTCGACGCCAACGCCGACGATCTCGTACGCCGGGCCAAGGGCAAGCCGATCCGCGTCGCCAGCAAGTCCGTGCGCTGCCGGGCCCTGCTGGAGCGGGCCCTGGCACGCGAGGGCTTCGCCGGGGTCATGTCCTTCACGCTCGCCGAGTCGCTGTGGCTCGCCCGCTCCGGCTTCGACGACGTCCTGCTCGCCTACCCTTCCGCCGACCGCGCCGGTTTCGCCGAGCTGAGCGCCGATCCCAAGCTCGCGGCGGCCGTGACCGTGATGGTCGACGACCCGGCGCAGCTGCGGCTGATCGACGAGGCCAGGGGCGGCGGGAAGGAAGAGGTGCGGGTCTGCCTGGAGTTGGACACCTCCTTCCGGCCGCTGGGCGGCAAGGTGCGGATCGGCGCGCTGCGGTCACCACTGCACTCCCCCGCGCAGGTGGCCGCCCTGGCCCGGGCCATCGCCCGGCGGCCCGGCTTCCGTCTCGTCGGCGTCATGGCGTACGAAGGCCATGTCGCGGGGGTGGGCGACGCGGTCGAGGGGCACGCGGCGCGCTCGCGGGCGATCCGGCTGATGCAGGCCGCGGCCCGCAAGGAGCTGGCGGAGCGCCGGGCGCGGACGATCGCCGCCGTGCGGGCGGTCGCGCCGGACCTGGAGTTCGTGAACGGCGGCGGGACGGGCAGCGTGCAGCACACCGCGGCCGAGCGCGCGGTGACGGAGATCGCCGCCGGGTCGGGGCTTTTCGTGCCGCGGCTCTTCGACAACTACACGTCGTTCAGCGGGCGTCCGGCCGCGCTCTTCGCGCAGCCCGTGGTGCGCAGGCCCGGCCCCGGGACCGTGACGGTGCTGGGCGGCGGCTATCCGGCGTCGGGGGTCGCGGGCCCCGACCGCTCACCGGTGCCGTATCTCCCGGAGGGGCTGCGGTACGACCCGCAGGAGGGCGCGGGCGAGGTGCAGACGCCGCTGCACGGGCTCCCGGCGGACGATCTGCGGATCGGCGACAAGGTGTGGTTCCGGCACGCGAAGGCCGGGGAGCTGTGCGAACGGTTCGACGCGCTGCACCTGGTGGAGGGTGACCGGGTGACGGGGAGCGTGCCGACGTACCGGGGCGAGGGCCGCACCTTCCTGTGATCCCGCCGGATCGTCACGGCGTCGCGCCGACGTCCTCGCCGACGCCGCCGCCCGTGGCGCTGTCCCCGGACGACCGGATGCCCTTGACGATGCGGTCCATGTCGCTGAGGGGCGGCGCGTCCTCGGCGATGTCGATGGAGAGGCGGACGATGACCATCGGTTCGGAGCCGACGCTGGACTTGAAGGCCACGGACTGCACGTGTCCTCCGGCTCCCTTGCCGGTCCGCACCTTCCAGCGGACGTAGTAGCCGCTGCGGCCCGCGACGGCGACCGTGCCTTCCTTGACCTTCTGGTGGCCGGTCACGCCGCCGTAGTGCTCGTTGTCGAGGACGTCCTTGCCGTAGACGCTGTCGGTCGCGTCCTTGATGTCGCCTCTGGCCAGCGCCTTGGGGGACGTCTCGTCGGTGGAGGTCACGGTGTGCGAGGTGACCTCGCCGTAGCGGCACATGCCCGGGTCGCCCGGGCAGTCGAAGGTGTCCGGTGTCTGGAGGGTCGGCACGTCGTGGACGGCGCCCTCGGCCTTCTCCCAGCCGTCGATGATGGGGATCGTGACGCCGTTGAGGTCGTCGACGAGGACGTTCGGGTCGGCCGCCGGGGATGCCGATGCCGACTTCGTGGCGGTCGGCTCCGGGGCGGTGGTGGCCGATCGGCGCGGCGCGGGGCCGCCACCCCGAGGGTCGCCGTCGTCCTTGCCGAGCACGACGACGCCCGTGACGATCGACGCGACGAGGACGGCTCCGGCGGCGGCGAGCGCGATGATCTTCGCTCGGCCGCCGCCGGACGAGGACGCCGACGCGATGACCGCGGTCGCCGCCGGGTCCGGTGCCGGGCCGAAGCCCTGCGGCGCCGGGGCCGCTTGGGCGTTCCCGGGGGTGCGCCGGTGCTCGGTCCAGGCGGCCCCGTCCCACCAGCGCTCGACGGCGGGCTGGTTCGGGTCGGGGTACCAGCCGGGCGGAGGTGTCATGCTCATCCCGGCACTCTAGGACGTGGTCCGCGGGTCAGTACACCGAATCCCGCTGGTCGGGCACGACCGAGCCGTCGTCGTGGAGCACCGGGCCCTTGCGGCCGTCGTGTTCGTTGTACGCGGCGGTCGAGCACGGGTACGTGCCGCTCTTCTGCGGCATCGGCTCGATGAACATCGGGTTCACGACCCAGCGGCCGTCGGCGTTGTCGTACGCGCGGCACATGAACTCGCTCTTGTTGCGGTTCAGCACGAGGTGCGCGCCGGTGGCGTCGCCGACGAACGTCACGTCCGTGTCGGCGTCACCGCCGCCGAGCGCGATGCGGTGGTCCCAGTCCTGCTTCTCCCAGGCCGACTTGCCCTTGATCTTGAAGATCTCCTGGTTGATGAAGCAGCGCTTCCCGTCGATGTACGGGATGGCCTCGCCCTTGTTGACGGGGACGCCGCCGCAGCCCTGGTTCCAGGTGGTGATGCGGCCCTTGCGGTCCAGGACGGAGCGGATGGCGATGGTGTGCGCGCGGTCGATGCCGACGCTCTTGGACCACACCTCGGCGACCGGCTCGGAGCCCGCCGAGACGATGTAGACGTCGAACCCGGCCTTCTTGAGGGTGCGGATCAGGTCGCGCTGCTGGTCGTAGTAGCGGACGTAGCCGGGGAGTTCGTGGGTGCCGACGGTCTGGGTGGCGCCGACGGGGGCGGCGAGCGCCTCCTTGCGGGCCTTCGCGGCGTACGACTCCAGTTCGGGGACGGTGTGCCCGGCGAAGAGCTGCGGCACCCAGGCGTACTGCGGGACGGTGTGGCGGTGGTCCCACTCACCCGCGAACGCGGCGGCGCCGCTCATGGTCTTCCCGTCCTCGCGGACCTCGAAGATCTCGTCGGCGCAGGCGGTGTTCTTGGAGGTCGGCAGGGGCTTGCCGACGGGCACGTCGGTGCCGCAGGCCTCGGTGAGGGCGCGGTCCGCCTCGTCCGTCATCCACTTGCTGGTGGACTTCCAGCTCTTGGGGCGCAGGATCTTGTCGTGCCGCAGGGACCAGGCGATGGTCGCGTCGGTGACGTCGTTCTTGGCGACGGTGTTGTCCCAGTCGAAGGCGGCGACCGGGCGCTTCTGGCCGTGTCCGAGGTGGGGGTTCGAGCAGCGGCCGCGCTCGTCGATCATCCGCTGGAGCTTGGCGCGGTTGTCACCGTGCCAGGCGAGCTTCTTCGACAGCTGCGGGCAATGCGCGGCGGCAGCGGGAGAGTCGGCGGCCGTGGCGGCGGTCGCGGGGAGAGCTGCCGGTACGGCCGCCAGCGTGGCGGCAGCGGCCAGGGTCAGCGCCAAAGTGTTTCTGTTACGCATGTGAGTGGACCGTACATTCTTTCTGATGGTCTGACGACGCGTGCCGGTGGGATCGCGCGGGATCACGGAGTCCGTGCGGCCGCGTGGACCGTGTCCTTCTGGTCGGGGATCACGGAGCCGTCGGCGCGGCGCACCGGGCCCACGTCGCCGTTGCGTTCGATGTAGCCGGTGGTGGCGCACGGGTACGGGCCGGTCTTCTCGCCCTTGGGCTCGATGAACATGGGGTTGATCAGCCAGCGGCGGTCGCCGTTGTCGTACGCGCGGCACATCACTTCGTCCTTGTTGCGGTTCAGGACGAGCCGCAGGGCGGTGGCGTCGCGCAGGAAGGAGATGTCGGTGTCGGAGTCGCCCGCGGCGAACACCTGCCGCTTCGCCGCCGGTCGGACCTTCTCGGCGGCGGCGCCGTGCACGCCGTAGATCTCCTGGTTGATCCAGCAGCGCTTGCCGTCGATGTACGTGATCATCGAGTCGTCGCCGTCCTCGACGGTGCCGCAGCCCTTGAGGTGGGCGGTGTGCCGGCCGTGTGCGGTGACGTTGCGGATGCCGATGGTGTGGCGGCGGTCGACGCCGACGCTCTCGGACCAGACCTCGGCGACCGGCTCGGGGGACGCGGAGACGACGTACACGTCGAAGCCGGCCTTCTTCAGGGTGCGGATGAGGTCGCGCTGCTGGTCGTAGTAGCGGACCCAGCCGGTGACCTCGCCGGTGCCGACCCGCTGTTCCGTGCCGATGGGCGCGGCGAGGTTCTCCGCGCGGGCGGCGGCCGCGAACCGCTTGACCTGGTGGGTGGACCAGCCGCGGGTGAGCTGGGCGAGCCAGGCGTACTGCGGCTCCATGCGGCGGTGGTCGAAGCCGTCGAAGGCCGCCTTGCCGCCGGTCGTGGTGCCCTCGCCGTAGACGGAGAGGATCTCGTCGGCGCAGGCGGCGCCCCGGGCGGTGTCGCGGTGCGTGGGCAGGGTGGTGCCGGTGGCCGGGCAGGCCTCGGCCAGGGACTTCGCGGCCGGGTCGGTGAGGTAGCGGCTGGTGGTGTGCCAGTCGCCGTTCCGGGGCGTACGTATCTTGCCGTGGCGCAGCAGCCAGAACATGGTGGCGTCACCGACGTCGTTCTTGATGACGGTGTTGTCCCAGTCGAAGACGGCGACGGGCCGGGCGCCGCCCTGCTCGCTCCGGGGGCCGCAGTGGCCGTACGTGTCGATCAGGCGCTGGAGACGCGCCTCGTTCTCGCCGTGCCAGCCTCGCGAGACGGTCAGGTCGGGGCAGGCCGCGGGCCGCGCGTGGGGTTCGGGCTGAGTGGCTTCGGCGGTGGCCTGGACGGCGGCGAGACCGGCTGAGGCGACGGCGAGTACGGCTGCGGCCGCGACGGCGCGGCGCTTGAAGTTCACGAACACACTCCCGTGTTTACGCAGGTCAGCCGGGCGTCGCGCGACGCCCGGCTGACCTGTGGGTGGCTGCTGGGTGAACTGCGGGGGCTGCGGCCGGGGGCTACACCGGGGTGACGTACGCGCCGGAGATGCCGCCGTCGACGAGGAAGTCCGTCGCGTTCACGAAGGAGGAGTCGTCGCTGGCGAGGAACGCCACCGCGGCGGCCATCTCGTCGGCCTCCGCGAAGCGGCCCACGGGGATGTGCACGAGGCGGCGGGCGGCGCGCTCGGGGTCCTTGGCGAACAGTTCCTGGAGCAGCGGGGTGTTGACCGGGCCGGGGCACAGGGCGTTGACGCGGATGCCCTCGCGGGCGAACTGGACGCCCAGCTCGCGGGACATGGCGAGGACGCCGCCCTTGGACGCGGTGTAGGAGATCTGCGAGGTCGCGGCGCCCATCCGGGCCACGAAGGAGGCGGTGTTGATGATCGAGCCCTTGCCCTGGCGGCGCATGTAGGGGATGGCGGCCTTGCAGCAGAGGTAGACGGAGGTGAGGTTGACCTCCTGGACGCGCTTCCAGGCCTCCAGGCCGGTGTCCAGGATGGAGTCGTCGTCGGGCGGCGAGATGCCCGCGTTGTTGAAGGCGATGTCGACGGAGCCGTAGGTGTCGAAGGCCGTCTTGAAGAGCGCCTCGACCTCCTCGGCATCGGTGACGTCGACCTTCACGAAGGTCCCGCCGACCTCTTCGGCGGCCTGCTTGCCCGCCCGCTCGTCGATGTCGCCGCAGACGACGTTGGCGCCCTCGGAGGCGAGGCGGCGCGCGGTGGCGAGGCCGATGCCGCTGCCGGCGCCGGTGATGACGGCGGTACGGCCGACGAGGCGGCGGCAGATGTTCTGCTCAGTCACTGTGCGGGACCTTCCGTGCTGATGAAGACGTTCTTGGTTTCCGTGAAGGCGTGCAGGGCGTCGGGGCCGAGTTCGCGTCCGAGTCCGGACTGTTTGTAGCCGCCGAAGGGGGTCCAGTAGCGGACGCTGGAGTGCGAGTTGACGGAGAGGTTGCCGGCCCTGATGGCCTGGGAGACGCGCAGCGCGCGGCCCACGTCCCGGGTCCAGATCGAGCCGGACAGGCCGTACTCGGTGGCGTTGGCGAGCCGGACCGCGTCGGCCTCGTCCTCGAAGGGGATGACGACGGCGACGGGTCCGAAGACCTCCTCGGCGGCCACCGGGGCGTCCGGGTCGACATCGGTGAGCAGCGTCGGCGGGAACCAGAAGCCGGGGCCCTCGGGAGCCGTGCCGTGGATGCCGTCGCCGGGGGTGACGAAGGAGCGGACGCGGTCCAGCTGGGCCCTGGAGATCAGCGGACCCATCTGGGTCTTCTCGTCGGCCGGGTCGCCCACGACGACGGACTCGATCGCGGGCGCCACGGTCTCCAGGAAGCGGTCGTACACGGAACGCTGCACGAGGACGCGCGTGCGGGCGCAGCAGTCCTGGCCCGAGTTGTCCAGGTACGACATGGGGGTGGCGAGGGCGGCCGCCTCCACGTCGGCGTCGGCGAAGACGATGTTGGGGCTCTTGCCGCCGAGTTCGAGGGTGAGTCGCTTCACCCGGTCGGCGCACTTGGCCATGATCTGCTTGCCGACGCGGGTGGAGCCGGTGAACACGATCTTGGCGACGCCGGGGTGCTCGACGAGCGCGTTGCCCGCGACGGCGCCCTCGCCGGGCAGGACCTGGAAGAGGCCTTCGGGCAGGCCCGCCGCCAGGGCGAGTTCGGCGAGGCGGAGCGCGGTGAGCGGTGTCGTCTCGGCCGGCTTGAGGATCACCGCGTTGCCCGCGGCGAGGGCGGGCGCCGTGCCCCAGGCGGCGATCGGCATCGGGAAGTTCCAGGGGGCGATGACGCCGACGACCCCGAGGGGCTCCAGGAGGGTGACGTTCAGGCCGCCGGGTACGGGGATCTGCCGGCCGCTGAGCCGTTCGACTCCCCCGGCGGAGAAATCGAGCAGGTCGCGGACGTTGCCCGCCTCCCAGCGGGCGTTGCCGATGAGGTGACCGGCCTCGCGCACCTCCAGCTGGGCCAGCTCTTCGAGGTGGTCGTCGACCTGGGCGGCGAAGCGGCGCAGCAGCCGGGCCCGGTCGGCGGGGGCGACCGCGGCCCACTCCTCCTGCGCCCGTGCGGCACGGGCGACGGCGGCGTCGACGTCCTGCGGGGTGGCGGCGGGGACGGTCGCGACGACCTCTTCGGTCGCCGGGTTCAGTACGTCGAGTTTCAGGACCTCAAGCAAGGGTGCCTCACATGCGTTCGAAGGAGCGGCGGAGCTCCCAGTCGGTCACCGCGGAGTCGAAGGCGTCCAGCTCGACCCGCGCCATGTTGCGGTAGTGCGCGACCACCTCGTCACCGAAGGCGGCCTTGGCGATGGCGCTGTTCTCCCACAGCTCGGCGGCCTCCCGCAGGGTGGTGGGGACGTGCTCGTAGTCGCCGGTGTAGGCGTTGCCGGTGCACTCGTCCGGCAGTTCGAGCTTCTGCTCTATGCCGTACAGACCGGCGGCGACCAGGCCCGCGACGGCGAGATACGGATTGACGTCGCCGCCGGGCAGCCGGTTCTCGAAGCGCAGGGAGCGACCGTGGCCGACGACGCGCAGGGCGCAGGTGCGGTTGTCGTAGCCCCACGCGGCGGCGGTCGGCGCGAAGGAGCCGGGCACGAACCGCTTGTAGGAGTTGATGTGGGGCGCGTAGAGCAGGGAGAACTCGCGCAGCGCGGCGAGCTGTCCGGCGAGGAAGTGCCGCATGAGGGGCGACATGCCGCCCGGGTCGTCCTGGGAGCCCCGCATGGCGTTGTTGCCGTCGGCGTCCTGGAGCGAGAGGTGGATGTGGCAGGAGTTGCCCTCGCGCTCGTTGAACTTGGCCATGAAGGTGAGCGAGACGCCTTCCTGGGCCGCGATCTCCTTGGCGCCGGTCTTGTAGATGGCGTGCTGGTCGCAGGTGACGAGGGCCTCGTCGTAGCGGAACACGATCTCGTGCTGGCCGGGGTTGCACTCGCCCTTGGCGGACTCGACGACCAGACCGGCGGTGGTCATGTCGTTGCGGATGCGGCGCAGGAGCGGCTCGATGCGGCCGGTGCCGAGGACGGAGTAGTCGATGTTGTACTGGTTGGCCGGGGTGAGGTCCTTGTACCCGGCGTCCCAGGCCTGCTCGTAGGTGTCCTTGAAGACGATGAATTCCAGCTCGGTGCCGACGTGGGCGGTGTAGCCCAGCTCGGCGAGGCGCTCCAGCTGGCGGCGGAGGATCTGCCGGGGAGCCGCGACCACGGGTGAGCCGTCGCTCCAGGCGAGGTCGGCGATCAGCATCGCGGTGCCCTCGTTCCAGGGGACGCGGCGCAGGGTGGTGAGGTCGGCGTGCATGGCGAAGTCGCCGTAGCCGCGGTCCCAGGAGGACATCGCGTATCCGTCGACGGTGTTCATCTCCGGGTCGACGGCGAGGAGGTAGTTGCAGCCCTCCGTGCCGTGTTCGAGGACCTCGTCGAGGAAGAAGCGGGCGGCGAACCGCTTGCCCTGGAGCCGCCCCTGCATATCGGGGAAGGCCAGGACGACAGTGTCGATCTCGCCGCTCGCGACCAGGGCCGTCAGCTCCTGGACGGCGAGCGGGGGTGTGCGGTCTGCCACGGGAAAAGCCTCCTTGGGTCAGCCGGGAGCCATAAGGTATTGCGGAGAACCTTTGCTTGGGAAGGGGGTACGGACATGTCGCACTCGGAAGAGGGCCCGGGCGAGGGCCCGGAAGAGGGCATGACACAGGGCGGGCGGCCCGCCGCACACGACGACGACCGGCTTACTCCGGTACTGCGTCCGGTGCGGGCGGGCAACGGCTTCGAGGAGGCCCTGGAGCAGATCCTCCAGGTGGTCCGCCTCGGTCTGGTGCCGGGCGGCGAACGGCTGCCGTCTGAGCGGGAGTTGGCCGACCGTCTCGGCATCAGCCGGGTCACGCTGCGCGAGGTCCTGAAGGTCCTGACGGACCAGGGCCTGGTCGAGTCGCGGCGCGGCCGCTACGGCGGCACGTTCGTGCGCCCGCGCCCCGAGGCGCCGGGCGAGGACGAGCTGCGGCGCCGCATCAAGGACGTCGACGTGGAGGACGCGCTGCGCTTCCGCGAGGTCCTCGAGGTGGGCGCGGCCGGGCTCTGCGCGGCGCACGGTCTCACCGGTGAGCAGGCGGACCGGCTGCGGGCGGCGCTCGCGCACACCCATGACGCGCCTCTGTCGGAGTACCGCCGCCTGGACACGCTGCTGCACCTCACCCTCGCCGAGCTGTGCGGTTCGCCGTCGCTGACTGCGCAGTACGCGGCGGTCCGCGCGACGGTGAACGACCTCCTGGACTGCATTCCGCTGCTGGTGCGGAACCTGGAGCATTCGCAGCGCCAGCACACGGCGCTCGTCGAGGCGGTGCTCGACGGGGACGCGGACGGGGCGCGGGAGATGATGCGGGAGCACTGCGCGGGGACGGCGGCGCTGCTGCGGGGCTTTCTGACGTGAGGCGTGATTAACCGCGGCGTAACGCACGGGTCTTGCTTTCTCACCCCCGGCACGGCAAAGGTATGGATCCGTTCCATTGAGTCGCCCCGCCGCCAAGCCGCTGCCCCGCAGTGCCGCCCCCACGAAGGAGCCGTGCCATGACCGTGGAGTCCAGCAGTCCGAGCCCCGCCGAACCGGCGGACGACTATCTGGAGCGCAGGACGCTCCGCCGGGGCAGCGCGGGCTGGCTGCTCCTGACCGGCCTCGGCGTCGCGTACGTCGTCTCAGGCGACTACTCGGGCTGGAACTTCGGCCTGGCCGAGGGCGGTTTCGGCGGCCTCGCCATAGCGATGGCCCTCATGGGCGTGATGTACGCGTGCATGGTCTTCTCGCTCGCCGAACTCTCCTCCGTG is a genomic window containing:
- a CDS encoding aldehyde dehydrogenase family protein; the encoded protein is MLEVLKLDVLNPATEEVVATVPAATPQDVDAAVARAARAQEEWAAVAPADRARLLRRFAAQVDDHLEELAQLEVREAGHLIGNARWEAGNVRDLLDFSAGGVERLSGRQIPVPGGLNVTLLEPLGVVGVIAPWNFPMPIAAWGTAPALAAGNAVILKPAETTPLTALRLAELALAAGLPEGLFQVLPGEGAVAGNALVEHPGVAKIVFTGSTRVGKQIMAKCADRVKRLTLELGGKSPNIVFADADVEAAALATPMSYLDNSGQDCCARTRVLVQRSVYDRFLETVAPAIESVVVGDPADEKTQMGPLISRAQLDRVRSFVTPGDGIHGTAPEGPGFWFPPTLLTDVDPDAPVAAEEVFGPVAVVIPFEDEADAVRLANATEYGLSGSIWTRDVGRALRVSQAIRAGNLSVNSHSSVRYWTPFGGYKQSGLGRELGPDALHAFTETKNVFISTEGPAQ
- a CDS encoding glutamine synthetase family protein; its protein translation is MADRTPPLAVQELTALVASGEIDTVVLAFPDMQGRLQGKRFAARFFLDEVLEHGTEGCNYLLAVDPEMNTVDGYAMSSWDRGYGDFAMHADLTTLRRVPWNEGTAMLIADLAWSDGSPVVAAPRQILRRQLERLAELGYTAHVGTELEFIVFKDTYEQAWDAGYKDLTPANQYNIDYSVLGTGRIEPLLRRIRNDMTTAGLVVESAKGECNPGQHEIVFRYDEALVTCDQHAIYKTGAKEIAAQEGVSLTFMAKFNEREGNSCHIHLSLQDADGNNAMRGSQDDPGGMSPLMRHFLAGQLAALREFSLLYAPHINSYKRFVPGSFAPTAAAWGYDNRTCALRVVGHGRSLRFENRLPGGDVNPYLAVAGLVAAGLYGIEQKLELPDECTGNAYTGDYEHVPTTLREAAELWENSAIAKAAFGDEVVAHYRNMARVELDAFDSAVTDWELRRSFERM
- a CDS encoding FCD domain-containing protein, with the protein product MTQGGRPAAHDDDRLTPVLRPVRAGNGFEEALEQILQVVRLGLVPGGERLPSERELADRLGISRVTLREVLKVLTDQGLVESRRGRYGGTFVRPRPEAPGEDELRRRIKDVDVEDALRFREVLEVGAAGLCAAHGLTGEQADRLRAALAHTHDAPLSEYRRLDTLLHLTLAELCGSPSLTAQYAAVRATVNDLLDCIPLLVRNLEHSQRQHTALVEAVLDGDADGAREMMREHCAGTAALLRGFLT